In Lottiidibacillus patelloidae, the genomic window GATCATTCTTTAATTGTTCTACCATCACATCTCTTACTTGTTGCTGTGATTCCATGTTTTTCATATTAATAAAATCAATTAAGATAATGCCGCTACTATTTCGTAGTCTTATTTGCCTGGCAATTTCTTTGGCTGCCTCTATATTCGTTTTTAACACCGTATCTTGAAAGTTTCCTTTACCGGTGAATTTACCAGTATTTACATCAATTACAGTACAAGCTTCTGTTTTTTCAAACGTAATAAATCCACCGCTTTTTAACCAAACGATTTTCTTTAAAGCTTTATCAATTTCTTGCTCAATCCTATATGTAGAAAAAATGTCTTCCTTTTCGTAATGCATTTTTATTTTACTAGGGAGTTCGCTATCGTGAAGGAAACGTATTAACCTATCCCGTTCATTTTCATCATCGATTATTATTTCTGAAATATCATCTTCTGGGATGCTACGTAACAATTGCTTAAACAGCGACATTTCTTCATGAATTTTTAGTGGACCTTTTTTTCCCTTTGCCTGTTGAACAATCTCATTCCAACTAGTTCGCAAATACGTAAATTCTTTTTTTATTTCATCTTCTGCCGCCTCTTCACATGCCGTTCGCAATATAAGACCTTCATCATTGCTACATAATTGTTCACCGAAAGAACGCCACTTTTCGCGCGTTTCTTCATCCTTCATTCTTTTGGAAACAGCTACATACTTTCCTTGTGGTAAGTAAACGATATATTTTCCAGAGAGCTCAATCACTTCCGATAATTTAGGACCTTTCGAACCAGTCGCTTCTTTTGCTACTTGAACTAATAAACTTTGCCCTTGCGTTATCGCTTGAGATATCGTTACTCCTTTAAGCTTTTCATTCGGGTGCTGTTGTGTCGCAAGCAACGTGTCTTCACGCCCTAAATAACCATTTTTCTCATGGCCAAGTTCAATAAATGCCGCTTGAATTCCCGGAATCACTTTTTCAACTTTTCCTAAAAATATATCTCCCGCTTTTGCTTCATTCGAAGGTTGGTCAATTAATAATTCAACAACGAGATCTTCTTCTAAAATTGCAGCTCTTTTTTCAGACCCTCTTGCATTGATGATAATCTTTTTTTGCAATGAAATAACCTCACTTTTTACTCACTACTGCTATTTTACATAAAAAGATCATCGATTGTACAATTTGACCGTTTATCAGAAAAGTGTGCTTTTAAAAGCTCCCGTTCATCGGTTTTTTTGCCATTATTAACGATAAAAATATGAAATACGTCACGGTAAAACCACGAAAATGTCGCTGATACTTTCGCACTTTTTTTGACTGCAAAGGCTTTTGTTTTTGGGAAAATTCGCTCTTTATCATAATACCTTTCCATTAAAAATCGGATAAGTGTATAGTTTCGCTGTCTATAGGCGAATACATTGGTAAAACAAAGAAAACTAATAATTAACCAAACATTTAGTTGTAATGGATAGGAAATGATTGTCCAAGTTGCAAAGGCTAATAAGCAAAATGCTGAACTAATCAAGGCAATGGATAGTGCCTTTTTAAATGGATATAAATAGGATGTGAAAATTAAAATAAGCTTCCCACCATCTAATGGCCATATAGGGAGTAAATTAAAGATTAAAATAACAGTATTATGAAAGAGAAATAATTCATAAGTTACTTGCGAAACAACCCCTAATTTATACAACAAAAAAGAGAAACCTATCATCCAAACGTGCTGCAAAGGACCAGCTAGTATAATAATAAGTTCCTCTTTTAACGGTTTATTTCCATGTTCATCAAGTTCAGCTACTCCTCCGAATGGGAGTAGCATTATTTTCGTCACTTTCCATTTAAAAAAACGGGCCGCTATGTAGTGACCCATTTCATGTATCATTACTATCATAAAAATCATAATAACTACTTTAAAGTAACCAGTCATAATTCCAAGTCCAGCAATTACCCAAAATAAAGGATGTACTTTTACTATTTTCAAGAGATTTATGATACTATTCAAATTTTATCACCTGAATAGGATCGATAAACGTATCCTCCTGTTTTATTGCAAAGTAAAATTCACCAGTCGCTTGTGAATCATTTTCTCGTTTTGAGGCAATCCCGACAACTGTTCCCGTTTTTACGTAATCATAATAATTTACCTCAATACTTTCTAACATTCCGTACCATGTTTGACCACCACCTGGATGATCGATTATAACTGTTTTTCCAATATCATCTCGATTACCTACGAAGATTACCATACCATCTTTAACTACTTTCACCTCTGACTTTTCACCAGTTTCAATCATAAGACCCCTACCGTCCGTTTTAAAAGGCGTTAACACATGTCCTGAAGCAGGAATGGCATAACCCATGCCTTTTGCGTCAGTCACTGATTTTTCATCATATAAGGCATCTTCAGATGACGGTAGTAATGCTAAAGGCTTTCCAAATTTATCTTCATACCACTTAGCTACAGTTGCAAATTGAAAGTCTTTTTCAAAAACACCTGTTACAAACTGGCGCGTTTCCATAAATTGTGGCGATTGGTTTTTAAATAGAATTCCAACCATTAAAAAGAGAATAGCCGCAGCAAAAATTTTCATGATAAACACATCTTTATTAAATAACGGGTGAATGCCATCGTTTTGTGGAATCCGATTATTATTGATAGGCTTACTAGAATGTTCATTTCTAGCAATTTTTTGGAGCTTCAAACGTTTTCTCTCGGCTAATCGTCTCTTAATTTCATTCGCTCTTCTATTCATAACTACCCTTCCTTTTCAAACTACCATTTTGATAAACTATATGACTTGTCCGCTGTAGATATGACAAAAAGAAAAGCTGAGACGACTGTTCAGCGACGTATGAACTGGAATACTTCGAGTGAGATAAAGGAAACACGGTGAGCTAGGCGAGGCGATGTTGACTTATCGCAAATGAGAAGTATGAAGTTAACTAGTCGCTAGGAGTCGAAGCTAGACAGTTAAAGAAAAGCGAGGCGAACGCTTAGCGACGTAAAACCTTATAACTCTTTGAACTAAGATAAAGGAAACACAACGAGTGGAACGAGATGATGTTGACTTATCGAAAGTGAGAAGTCTATAGGTTTCTAGTCGTTGTGAGCCGCAGCTGGATCAATAAAGAAAAGCTGAGATGACTGACTTGCTGTAAAGCGCAGTCAAAATACGGAGACTCCTACGGGAACAGCCCGTGTCCGAAGACCCCGATAGAAAGCGATTTTTTGCTTTCTAAGGAGGCTGAGGCCGGGCCCGTGGAAAGCGAAGGATTTTGACAAAGCATATAAATATTTCCTAATAATAAAAAAACCATCCAGATTGTAAGTCTGAATGGATTTGGCCTTGTCTATTCTTATAAACTTTTTGTTCCAGCCTTTTAACGAATGCCGAAAAACTTTTTCATTTTCGTAAACATAGTTTTGTCATCATTCATATCTAGTAAAGGAACAGATTCACCTAAAATACGTCTCGCAATATTACGGTAAGCAATCGCTGACTTTTTCGTAGGATCTAAGACGATAGGTTCACCAGTATTTGCCGCCTCAATCACTTGGTCATCGTCAATTACGACTCCTAAAATATCGATGGACAGTACTGAAACAATTTCTTCAACGTCTAGCATCGTTCCTTGTTTCACCATATGATTACGAATTCGATTGACAATTAAACGTGGTGACTCGATGTGAGGCTGTTGCTCAAGCAAGCCGATAACACGGTCAGCGTCACGAATCGCCGAGATTTCCGGAGTAGTAACAACAATTGCTTTATCCGCTCCTGCTATTGCATTTTGGAAACCTTGCTCAATTCCAGCTGGACAATCGATTAAAATATAATCAAAGTCATTTTTCAAGTTGTTTATAATCTTTTTTAATTGTGTTGGCGTTATAGCTGATTTATCCTTTGTTTGAGCTGCAGGCAATAAATAAAGATTTTCAAAACGCTTATCCTTAATTAATGCTTGCTCAAGGCGACAACGCCCTTCTGCAACATCGACAAGATCATAAATAATTCTGTTTTCAAGACCCATCACACAATCTAGATTACGCAAACCAATATCAGTATCAACTAAACATACTTTCTTCTCAGCCAATCCTAAAGCAGATCCTAAATTGGCAGTAGTAGTAGTTTTACCTACTCCACCTTTTCCAGATGTAATTACGATCGCTTCACCCATAATGGTCATCCCCCTTTAAAGCTTTGCTAAACTAAGATTTCTTTTTGTGAGTACTTGTAATTTATCAATAATAATAGATTTATCTTCTTTCTCTATATAAGCACATTCCATATCATGCTTGTCATCTTGTTGTTCAGGAGAACGGTTAACGATATTACCAATTCGCAGTTGTTGAGGAGCCATTTTTGATGCAACAATAACAGCTTCTTCATTTCCATTATTGCCAGCATGAGCAGTTCCTTTTAATGCACCCATGACGTAAATGTTTCCAGTAGCGCTAACTACTCCTCCTGGGTTGACGTCACCAATTAGTAATAAGTCGCCTTGAACAGTTAACTCTTGCCCCGAACGAACAATTTGTGTAAATGATTCAATTCGATTGTTTTTAATTAATTGCTCTGCTTCTTCTTTCGACATTACATTAGATTCAATATCTGAAATCACTAGATTTTTCTTATTACGAATTGTATTACGTAACATTTCTTGCTGATCGCTCGTTAAATAGCGATTTCCTAATCTAACTTTAATAGATACTAATTTATCTTCAGAATATTGATGAGGAGTGATTGAAAGTTTTTCTTCCAACTCTTCAATGATGTCTCGAAAGGCACATGAATCACTTAGGTGAAAAATAAGACCATCTTTCGTACCTTTGATGGTTACATTATTTAGTTGTTGTACCATTACTGTTCACCCCAATATGTTTATATTCAACAATCTAATTTCAATCTCCTCTTTTTGAATTAACTTTCTTCCGTACTGAACAATGATATTTTAATAACCATTTTCTTTAAAAGAATGTAGAAGAGTATTAGGACTATACTATTAAAAATAATACTCGGTAATAATAGTTTTTCATAAAAAGCGAGCATAGAAATAGTAGTAATTCCAATCATTGAGTAAATCGTAAATACTAAAAATTCTAAAAGTACTATACTTATTATACTAAATAAAGTCATTAAGAAAAATTGTATATGTAAATAATTTGAGACTTGTTTAAATAGATAGACGATTACAGTGAACGAGAATGCATAAACACCAATGACGTCTGTATATAGAAAATCATATAAAAAACCAAAGCTAATCGCATAAACGACAGCAGCATTTTTCGGACCATCAAGGGCAATAAATAATAGAATAAGAAATAAAATACGAGGGACCATTATTGTTTCATCATTTTTCGTTAGTAATACTTGGAATACAGTACTTTCTAAAATAAAAAACATAAAAACGATGGCAGGGAGTAATAGCCGTTTCATTGCGTTTCCTCCACAGCACCGTTTATTTCTCGCTCTATTACCATAACATGGTCAATATCATAAAAGTTTGCCGACGGTTCGACAATCGCCATTTGAGTCGCCCCATATTCATCAGCTCGCACTTCAGTTATTGAACCAATAACAAGCCCGCGCGGGAAAATTCCACCAAGCCCAGATGTAACAACAGTTGCTCCTACTTCTAGTGTAATATCGCTTGGTATTTTCTTAAAAAGTAGTTTCTTACTTTCAGGATCATAACCTTCAATCAGTCCAAATGCAGCTTCATCTCCATCAACAATCGCTGATATACGGTTAGTTCGATCTACGTCTGTTAATATTTGGACAGTCGAAGAAAATGGTGACACATCTTTTATTTTCCCGATTAAGCCTTCTGCAGTGATAACAGCCATTTTAGCTGTTACTCCGTCTTGTGCGCCAATATTAATCGTAAAGAAGCTATGCCATCCATCTGGCGTTCTAGCTATGACTGAGGCATGTCTAATAACATAATTCCGCAAACTGTTTTCCTTACCTATTAACTCCATCAATCTTTTGTTTTCGCTTCGAAGTTGGTTTGCTTCAACCGATATTTTCACAAAATCTTCTAGTCTCGATTTTAATAGTTTATTTTCTTCATAAACATATTTAATTTCTTCGACATTCTCAAAGAAACCCGCTACTAATTGAGCGGGCTGATAAAATAACGATTGTACCCAACCGACTGAGTCCATAATAAATTGCTCTGGTAAAGTAAGTTGCTCACGGTCTCGCATGGAAATACCAATTAAAGCAACTAGCAAAATAATACTGACTAATAAAACAATTAATTTTTTATTGGAAAAAAACTGTGGCATATTAAACACCTTCTTCTAACCAATGATTCTAATTTATCTTGTTGATGAAATCCCTGCCTTGGATTTAAATTTATGAAGATATTCCAACGACTTTCCTGTTCCTATAGCTACACAGTCAAGCGCGTTTTCAGCAATTAATACTGGCATTTTCGTTTCGTCATTGATTACTTTATCTAAGTTCTTTAACAATGCTCCGCCACCAGTTAAGACGATCCCACGATCCATAATGTCTGCAGCAAGTTCAGGAGGCGTTTTTTCTAACGTTCCTTTGACAGCTTCGACAATGCTAGTAACAGTATCTTGTAATGCTTCCACTACTTCTTCCGCAGTTACATTTAACGTTTTCGGTAATCCAGAAACTAAATCACGTCCGCGAATATCCATTGTAATATTTTCATCAGTGCAACAAGCTGATCCAATTTCCATCTTTAAGCTTTCTGCCGTTCTTTCACCAATCATTAAGTTGTACTTCTTTTTAATATATTGAATAATTGCTCGGTCCATTTCATCTCCAGCTACACGAACGGATTGACTAATAACAATTCCGCCTAATGAAATAACAGCAACTTCAGTTGTTCCACCACCGATATCAACAACCATACTACCAGTTGGTTCCCAAACAGGTAAGCCTGCGCCAATTGCTGCTGCAAATGGTTCTTCAATCGTAATCGCTTCTTTCGCACCTGCAAGCTTCGTCGCGTCTTCTACTGCGCGCTTTTCTACTGCAGTAATACCAGAAGGCACACAAACCATCACACTCGGTTTACGAGATAGTACGGAACGGCTCTTTTGCGCTTGTTTAATAAAATATTTCATCATCATTGCTGTTGTATCAAAATCTGCAATGACTCCGTCTTTCATCGGTCTTACTGCAACGATATTCCCTGGCGTACGACCAATCATATTTTTTGCATCATTACCTACTGCTTGAATTTGACCTGTATCTGTACGTCTAGCCACTACGGATGGTTCCCTAACGACTACACCTTTTCCTTTAACATAAACGAGGGTATTAGCTGTACCTAAATCAATGCCTAAATCTCTTGAAAACCCACCTAACATGTATGTATCTTCCTTTCTGTTCATAAAAACTCTAAACTTCATTATACTTTAAAATTTGTCATTAAGATAGTTATACATATCCTTTTTCTTTCAAACTAATAAATTTTTTATCACCGATAATAAGATGATCTAACACTTCAATACCAAGGACCTTACCTGCTTCAACTAGGCGTTTTGTCACATTTATATCTTCACGACTAGGTGTTGGGTCACCGCTTGGATGATTGTGCATACAAATAACAGACGCTGAAGATCGTCGAATGGCATTTTTAAAAACTTCGCGCGGATGAACAATTGAAGCATTTAAACTTCCGATAAAAATGGTTTGCCGATGTAGCACTTGGTTTTTCGTATTCAAATATAAACAAACGAAATGTTCTTGTGTTAACGTTCGTAATTCCTCCATGACATAATGCGCCGCATCTTCAGGAGAACGAATTACATACTTTTCGGATACTTTTAAATTAGCAAGACGTTTTCCAAGCTCGATCGAAGCGCATAATAGAACAGCTTTAGCTTTCCCAATTCCTTTAATGTTCATGAGTTCTTCAATTGTAGCATCTTTAAAATATCGTAATCCTTCAAAGTGCTTTAATATTTCGATTGATAATTGCATGACAGATTGTTCTTTCGTCCCTGTTCGCAGTAAAATTGCTAATAGCTCCTGGTTCGATAACTTTTCTGCTCCATCAAAAATTAATTTTTCACGCGGTCTTTCAGATAATGGGAAATCACGAATCA contains:
- a CDS encoding Rne/Rng family ribonuclease; the protein is MQKKIIINARGSEKRAAILEEDLVVELLIDQPSNEAKAGDIFLGKVEKVIPGIQAAFIELGHEKNGYLGREDTLLATQQHPNEKLKGVTISQAITQGQSLLVQVAKEATGSKGPKLSEVIELSGKYIVYLPQGKYVAVSKRMKDEETREKWRSFGEQLCSNDEGLILRTACEEAAEDEIKKEFTYLRTSWNEIVQQAKGKKGPLKIHEEMSLFKQLLRSIPEDDISEIIIDDENERDRLIRFLHDSELPSKIKMHYEKEDIFSTYRIEQEIDKALKKIVWLKSGGFITFEKTEACTVIDVNTGKFTGKGNFQDTVLKTNIEAAKEIARQIRLRNSSGIILIDFINMKNMESQQQVRDVMVEQLKNDRTKTQVFHFTSVGILELTRKKIRQSLLETLTATCPTCAGIGRTETVPSAFYQMERELLQYRYQDDEALWLTVSSEMLHLMKYDFRVLYEELQKKLPFELFVTIREQSDQKTYEIKQLGTGKEIQTRIDKNHAL
- a CDS encoding M50 family metallopeptidase — translated: MNSIINLLKIVKVHPLFWVIAGLGIMTGYFKVVIMIFMIVMIHEMGHYIAARFFKWKVTKIMLLPFGGVAELDEHGNKPLKEELIIILAGPLQHVWMIGFSFLLYKLGVVSQVTYELFLFHNTVILIFNLLPIWPLDGGKLILIFTSYLYPFKKALSIALISSAFCLLAFATWTIISYPLQLNVWLIISFLCFTNVFAYRQRNYTLIRFLMERYYDKERIFPKTKAFAVKKSAKVSATFSWFYRDVFHIFIVNNGKKTDERELLKAHFSDKRSNCTIDDLFM
- a CDS encoding M23 family metallopeptidase, whose translation is MNRRANEIKRRLAERKRLKLQKIARNEHSSKPINNNRIPQNDGIHPLFNKDVFIMKIFAAAILFLMVGILFKNQSPQFMETRQFVTGVFEKDFQFATVAKWYEDKFGKPLALLPSSEDALYDEKSVTDAKGMGYAIPASGHVLTPFKTDGRGLMIETGEKSEVKVVKDGMVIFVGNRDDIGKTVIIDHPGGGQTWYGMLESIEVNYYDYVKTGTVVGIASKRENDSQATGEFYFAIKQEDTFIDPIQVIKFE
- the minD gene encoding septum site-determining protein MinD, with amino-acid sequence MGEAIVITSGKGGVGKTTTTANLGSALGLAEKKVCLVDTDIGLRNLDCVMGLENRIIYDLVDVAEGRCRLEQALIKDKRFENLYLLPAAQTKDKSAITPTQLKKIINNLKNDFDYILIDCPAGIEQGFQNAIAGADKAIVVTTPEISAIRDADRVIGLLEQQPHIESPRLIVNRIRNHMVKQGTMLDVEEIVSVLSIDILGVVIDDDQVIEAANTGEPIVLDPTKKSAIAYRNIARRILGESVPLLDMNDDKTMFTKMKKFFGIR
- the minC gene encoding septum site-determining protein MinC, which translates into the protein MVQQLNNVTIKGTKDGLIFHLSDSCAFRDIIEELEEKLSITPHQYSEDKLVSIKVRLGNRYLTSDQQEMLRNTIRNKKNLVISDIESNVMSKEEAEQLIKNNRIESFTQIVRSGQELTVQGDLLLIGDVNPGGVVSATGNIYVMGALKGTAHAGNNGNEEAVIVASKMAPQQLRIGNIVNRSPEQQDDKHDMECAYIEKEDKSIIIDKLQVLTKRNLSLAKL
- the mreD gene encoding rod shape-determining protein MreD, which codes for MKRLLLPAIVFMFFILESTVFQVLLTKNDETIMVPRILFLILLFIALDGPKNAAVVYAISFGFLYDFLYTDVIGVYAFSFTVIVYLFKQVSNYLHIQFFLMTLFSIISIVLLEFLVFTIYSMIGITTISMLAFYEKLLLPSIIFNSIVLILFYILLKKMVIKISLFSTEES
- the mreC gene encoding rod shape-determining protein MreC — translated: MPQFFSNKKLIVLLVSIILLVALIGISMRDREQLTLPEQFIMDSVGWVQSLFYQPAQLVAGFFENVEEIKYVYEENKLLKSRLEDFVKISVEANQLRSENKRLMELIGKENSLRNYVIRHASVIARTPDGWHSFFTINIGAQDGVTAKMAVITAEGLIGKIKDVSPFSSTVQILTDVDRTNRISAIVDGDEAAFGLIEGYDPESKKLLFKKIPSDITLEVGATVVTSGLGGIFPRGLVIGSITEVRADEYGATQMAIVEPSANFYDIDHVMVIEREINGAVEETQ
- a CDS encoding rod shape-determining protein codes for the protein MLGGFSRDLGIDLGTANTLVYVKGKGVVVREPSVVARRTDTGQIQAVGNDAKNMIGRTPGNIVAVRPMKDGVIADFDTTAMMMKYFIKQAQKSRSVLSRKPSVMVCVPSGITAVEKRAVEDATKLAGAKEAITIEEPFAAAIGAGLPVWEPTGSMVVDIGGGTTEVAVISLGGIVISQSVRVAGDEMDRAIIQYIKKKYNLMIGERTAESLKMEIGSACCTDENITMDIRGRDLVSGLPKTLNVTAEEVVEALQDTVTSIVEAVKGTLEKTPPELAADIMDRGIVLTGGGALLKNLDKVINDETKMPVLIAENALDCVAIGTGKSLEYLHKFKSKAGISSTR
- the radC gene encoding RadC family protein, whose product is MKEDVMIRDFPLSERPREKLIFDGAEKLSNQELLAILLRTGTKEQSVMQLSIEILKHFEGLRYFKDATIEELMNIKGIGKAKAVLLCASIELGKRLANLKVSEKYVIRSPEDAAHYVMEELRTLTQEHFVCLYLNTKNQVLHRQTIFIGSLNASIVHPREVFKNAIRRSSASVICMHNHPSGDPTPSREDINVTKRLVEAGKVLGIEVLDHLIIGDKKFISLKEKGYV